A region from the Neomonachus schauinslandi chromosome 2, ASM220157v2, whole genome shotgun sequence genome encodes:
- the COQ2 gene encoding 4-hydroxybenzoate polyprenyltransferase, mitochondrial: MLGARGAAVARGLQVLTHSWRGDSRALALARACGAPRAGHWQPSAGPGPRRSRLSLSAAAVVNSAPRPLQPYLRLMRLDKPIGTWLLYLPCTWSIGLAAEPGCFPDWYMLSLFGTGAVLMRGAGCTINDMWDRDYDKKVIRTVNRPIAAGDISIFRSFIFLGGQLTLALGVLLCLNYYSIALGAASLLLVITYPLMKRITYWPQLALGLTFNWGALLGWSAVKGSCDPSVCLPLYFSGIMWTLIYDTIYAHQDKRDDALIGLKSTALRFRDNTKRWLSGFSVAMLGALSLVGVNSGQTAPYYTALAAVGAHLAHQIYTLDIHRPEDCWDKFTSNRTLGLIVLLGIVLGNLWKEKKTDEAKKSIGSRIEN; the protein is encoded by the exons ATGCTGGGCGCTCGCGGCGCGGCCGTCGCGCGGGGCTTGCAGGTCCTGACGCACTCATGGCGGGGGGACTCCCGCGCCCTGGCCCTGGCGCGTGCGTGTGGCGCGCCCCGCGCGGGGCACTGGCAGCCTTCTGCGGGGCCGGGACCGCGCAGGAGTCGGCTCAGCCTGTCGGCCGCGGCGGTGGTGAATTCGGCGCCGCGCCCTCTGCAGCCCTACTTGCGCCTCATGCGGTTGGACAAGCCCATTG GCACCTGGCTGCTGTATCTGCCGTGTACTTGGAGCATTGGGCTAGCAGCTGAACCAGGTTGTTTTCCAGATTGGTACATGTTATCCCTCTTTGGCACTGGAGCTGTTCTGATGCGCGGAGCAGGCTGTACTATTAATGACATGTGGGACCGGGACTATGATAAAAAG GTTATAAGAACAGTGAATCGCCCAATAGCAGCTGGAGACATTTCAATTTTTCGATCCTTTATTTTCCTCGGAGGACAACTGACCTTGGCACTGGGTGTTCTTCTGTGTCTGAATTACTACAG TATAGCTCTGGGAGCAGCATCCCTGCTTCTTGTCATCACCTACCCGCTAATGAAAAGAATTACATACTGGCCTCAACTAGCCCTAG GGCTGACTTTTAATTGGGGAGCATTACTTGGATGGTCTGCTGTCAAGGGCTCCTGTGATCCATCTGTTTGCctgcctctttatttttctggaattaTGTGGACTCTAATATATGATACTATCTATGCCcaccag GACAAAAGAGATGATGCTCTGATTGGTCTTAAGTCCACGGCGCTACGTTTCCGTGACAACACCAAGCGGTGGCTCAGTGGCTTCAGTGTGGCGATGCTGGGGGCTCTGAGCCTGGTGGGCGTGAACAGCGGTCAGACCGCCCCCTACTACACTGCTCTAGCTGCTGTAGGAGCCCATCTGGCACACCAG ATCTACACTCTAGACATCCACAGACCTGAGGATTGTTGGGATAAATTTACCTCCAACCGAACACTAGGACTAATAGTTTTGTTAGGGATTGTCCTTGGGAATttgtggaaggaaaagaaaacagatgaagcaAAGAAAAGTATAGGTAGTAGAATAGAAAATTAG